From a region of the Ovis aries strain OAR_USU_Benz2616 breed Rambouillet chromosome 2, ARS-UI_Ramb_v3.0, whole genome shotgun sequence genome:
- the SECISBP2 gene encoding selenocysteine insertion sequence-binding protein 2 isoform X7: MASEGRREPAAESIKLSADVKPFVPKFAGLNVGWSESSEARVFPSCAATSYYPCVQELAVPEQKLYTDDMAFGASAFPSQYFSAEIPLHPYAYSPYTLQSPQNVCPVPGSPYDDSQPSCFGGFQRVKPRSEHTCPLPQDTKAVFKKKTYDEQKFDSKKTDGPVSSDLKSVKGSPRVSIHAENSLKSDGYYKRTDRKSRIIEKSGSASKPEFGFTRLDFPELQSPENSEIPKIQKQPKWGPLRSTSTDISLLREMGTPSAGLSESKASQGGNPEQNEASRKNKKKKEKSKSKYEVLTVQEPPRIEDAEEFPNLAVASERRDRVESPKFQSKQQPQNNFKSSRKKSQIPVQLDLGGMLTALEKKQHSPNAKQSSKPVVFSVGAVPVLSKDSMSGKKGHRLAQVKTPHNPLDSTSPMTKKGKQREVPKAKKPTPLKKIILKERQERKQQRLQENALSPAFPSDDVQDVQDEESGGDDQLLRPPDVLGEMKESVSCVPVAESKSEEQPGAEPQKETEACPKIHSRRFRDYCSQMLSKEVDACVTDLLKELVRFQDRMYQKDPVKAKAKRRLVLGLREVLKHLKLRKLKCIIISPNCEKIQSKGGLDDTLHTIIDYACDQNIPFVFALNRKALGRSLNKAVPVSVVGIFSYDGAQDQFHKMVELTMAARQAYRTMLENARQEPLGELGPCAPASPPSQGPSCPAEDRPLAPAGTEEPRYIQVWRNHVEAYSRCALELEESLEASTSQMMNLNL; the protein is encoded by the exons CAAATTTGCTGGGCTCAATGTGGGATGGTCAGAGTCTTCAGAAGCACGGGTTTTCCCCAGCTGTGCCGCCACCTCATACTATCCGTGTGTCCAAGAACTAGCAGTGCCTGa ACAGAAACTCTATACTGATGATATGgcttttggagcttcagcttttccATCTCAATATTTCTCTGCTGAGATCCCTCTTCATCCATATGCCTACTCTCCCTACACCCTGCAGTCACCACAAAATGTTTGCCCAGTGCCTGGCTCCCCATATGATGACAGCCAACCCAGTTGTTTTGGAGGTTTTCAAAGAGTGAAGCCACGAAGTGAGCACACGTGCCCTCTCCCACAAGACACAAAAGCTGTGTTTAAG AAGAAAACCTATGATGAACAAAAGTTTGACAGTAAGAAGACTGATGGACCTGTATCATCTGATTTAAAATCAGTCAAAGGTTCACCTCGTGTGTCCATTCATGCTGagaatagtttgaaatcag ATGGTTATTATAAACGAACAGACAGGAAATCCAGAATCATTGAAAAGAGTGGATCTGCCTCCAAACCTGAGTTTGGATTTACCAGGTTGGATTTTCCTGAACTGCAGAGTCCAGAGAACAGTGAGATACCAAAGATACAAAAGCAGCCCAAGTGGGGGCCTTTACGCTCCACCTCTACTGACATTTCTCTTCTCAGAGAAATGGGGACACCCTCTGCAGGGTTATCAGAG tccaAAGCATCACAAGGTGGCAATCCTGAGCAAAATGAAGCctcaagaaagaataagaaaaagaaagaaaaatctaaatcGAAATATGAGGTCCTGACAGTTCAAGAGCCACCAAGGATTGAA GATGCCGAGGAATTTCCCAATCTGGCAGTTGCATCTGAAAGAAGAGACAGAGTAGAGTCACCGAAATTTCAGTCTAAACAGCAGCCACAG aataattttaaaagtagtagAAAGAAAAGCCAGATTCCAGTACAGTTGGATTTGGGAGGAATGCTAACCGCACTGGAAAAGAAGCAGCACTCCCCGAATGCAAAGCAGTCCTCCAAACCAGTGGTGTTCTCAG TTGGGGCAGTGCCCGTCCTCTCCAAAGACTCCATGTCAGGGAAGAAGGGCCACCGCCTTGCCCAGGTGAAGACCCCGCACAACCCGTTAGACTCCACCTCCCCCATGAcgaagaaaggaaagcagaggGAGGTCCCCAAGGCCAAGAAGCCAACCCCGTTGAAGAAG attattttgaaaGAACGGCAAGAGAGAAAGCAGCAGCGTCTCCAAGAAAATGCTCTGAGCCCAGCTTTTCCCAGTGACGACGTGCAGGATGTGCAAGATGAAGAGAGCGGCGGTGATGACCAGCTCCTCAGGCCGCCTGACGTGTTAG GGGAAATGAAAGAGTCTGTGTCCTGTGTTCCTGTGGCGGAGAGCAAGTCAGAGGAGCAGCCGGGAGCTGAGCCCCAGAAGGAGACGGAGGCCTGCCCCAAGATCCACAGCCGGCGGTTCCGGGA CTACTGCAGCCAAATGCTCAGTAAAGAAGTTGACGCCTGTGTTACGGACCTGCTGAAAGAGCTGGTGCGTTTCCAAGATCGTATGTACCAGAAAGATCCAGTGAAGGCTAAGGCCAAACGCCGACTTGTGTTGGGGCTGAGGGAAGTCCTCAAACATCTGAAGCTCAGAAAGTTGAAATGCATCATCATCTCTCCAAACTGTGAGAAGATACAGTCGAAAG GTGGGCTAGACGACACCCTGCACACCATCATTGACTACGCCTGTGACCAGAACATCCCCTTTGTGTTTGCTCTCAACCGCAAAGCTCTGGGGCGCAGCCTGAACAAGGCTGTTCCCGTCAGCGTGGTGGGCATCTTCAGCTACGACGGGGCCCAG GACCAGTTCcacaagatggtggagctgacGATGGCGGCCCGGCAGGCCTATAGGACTATGCTGGAGAACGCGCGCCAGGAGCCGCTGGGTGAGCTCGGGCCCTGTGCCCCCGCCAGCCCGCCCAGTCAGGGCCCCAGCTGCCCTGCGGAGGACAGGCCCCTGGCCCCCGCTGGAACAGAGGAGCCACGCTACA TTCAAGTCTGGAGAAACCATGTGGAAGCGTACAGTCGGTgtgccctggagctggaggagtcgCTGGAGGCTTCAACCTCTCAGATGATGAACTTGAATTTGTAA
- the SECISBP2 gene encoding selenocysteine insertion sequence-binding protein 2 isoform X6 produces MASEGRREPAAESIKLSADVKPFVPKFAGLNVGWSESSEARVFPSCAATSYYPCVQELAVPEQKLYTDDMAFGASAFPSQYFSAEIPLHPYAYSPYTLQSPQNVCPVPGSPYDDSQPSCFGGFQRVKPRSEHTCPLPQDTKAVFKKKTYDEQKFDSKKTDGPVSSDLKSVKGSPRVSIHAENSLKSDGYYKRTDRKSRIIEKSGSASKPEFGFTRLDFPELQSPENSEIPKIQKQPKWGPLRSTSTDISLLREMGTPSAGLSEGEIVVKNNNRTESVTDNAVTSPSSCTRDPKNDSMPSSEVLSLEPPYKEKHVVHLTEKSKASQGGNPEQNEASRKNKKKKEKSKSKYEVLTVQEPPRIENNFKSSRKKSQIPVQLDLGGMLTALEKKQHSPNAKQSSKPVVFSVGAVPVLSKDSMSGKKGHRLAQVKTPHNPLDSTSPMTKKGKQREVPKAKKPTPLKKIILKERQERKQQRLQENALSPAFPSDDVQDVQDEESGGDDQLLRPPDVLGEMKESVSCVPVAESKSEEQPGAEPQKETEACPKIHSRRFRDYCSQMLSKEVDACVTDLLKELVRFQDRMYQKDPVKAKAKRRLVLGLREVLKHLKLRKLKCIIISPNCEKIQSKGGLDDTLHTIIDYACDQNIPFVFALNRKALGRSLNKAVPVSVVGIFSYDGAQDQFHKMVELTMAARQAYRTMLENARQEPLGELGPCAPASPPSQGPSCPAEDRPLAPAGTEEPRYIQVWRNHVEAYSRCALELEESLEASTSQMMNLNL; encoded by the exons CAAATTTGCTGGGCTCAATGTGGGATGGTCAGAGTCTTCAGAAGCACGGGTTTTCCCCAGCTGTGCCGCCACCTCATACTATCCGTGTGTCCAAGAACTAGCAGTGCCTGa ACAGAAACTCTATACTGATGATATGgcttttggagcttcagcttttccATCTCAATATTTCTCTGCTGAGATCCCTCTTCATCCATATGCCTACTCTCCCTACACCCTGCAGTCACCACAAAATGTTTGCCCAGTGCCTGGCTCCCCATATGATGACAGCCAACCCAGTTGTTTTGGAGGTTTTCAAAGAGTGAAGCCACGAAGTGAGCACACGTGCCCTCTCCCACAAGACACAAAAGCTGTGTTTAAG AAGAAAACCTATGATGAACAAAAGTTTGACAGTAAGAAGACTGATGGACCTGTATCATCTGATTTAAAATCAGTCAAAGGTTCACCTCGTGTGTCCATTCATGCTGagaatagtttgaaatcag ATGGTTATTATAAACGAACAGACAGGAAATCCAGAATCATTGAAAAGAGTGGATCTGCCTCCAAACCTGAGTTTGGATTTACCAGGTTGGATTTTCCTGAACTGCAGAGTCCAGAGAACAGTGAGATACCAAAGATACAAAAGCAGCCCAAGTGGGGGCCTTTACGCTCCACCTCTACTGACATTTCTCTTCTCAGAGAAATGGGGACACCCTCTGCAGGGTTATCAGAG GGTGAAATAGTGGTGAAAAATAATAATCGGACTGAGTCTGTAACCGATAATGCTGTTACCAGTCCCTCTTCGTGTACAAGAG ATCCTAAAAATGATAGTATGCCATCTTCTGAAGTTTTATCTTTGGAGCCTCCCTACAAAGAGAAACACGTTGTCCATCTTACTGAAAAG tccaAAGCATCACAAGGTGGCAATCCTGAGCAAAATGAAGCctcaagaaagaataagaaaaagaaagaaaaatctaaatcGAAATATGAGGTCCTGACAGTTCAAGAGCCACCAAGGATTGAA aataattttaaaagtagtagAAAGAAAAGCCAGATTCCAGTACAGTTGGATTTGGGAGGAATGCTAACCGCACTGGAAAAGAAGCAGCACTCCCCGAATGCAAAGCAGTCCTCCAAACCAGTGGTGTTCTCAG TTGGGGCAGTGCCCGTCCTCTCCAAAGACTCCATGTCAGGGAAGAAGGGCCACCGCCTTGCCCAGGTGAAGACCCCGCACAACCCGTTAGACTCCACCTCCCCCATGAcgaagaaaggaaagcagaggGAGGTCCCCAAGGCCAAGAAGCCAACCCCGTTGAAGAAG attattttgaaaGAACGGCAAGAGAGAAAGCAGCAGCGTCTCCAAGAAAATGCTCTGAGCCCAGCTTTTCCCAGTGACGACGTGCAGGATGTGCAAGATGAAGAGAGCGGCGGTGATGACCAGCTCCTCAGGCCGCCTGACGTGTTAG GGGAAATGAAAGAGTCTGTGTCCTGTGTTCCTGTGGCGGAGAGCAAGTCAGAGGAGCAGCCGGGAGCTGAGCCCCAGAAGGAGACGGAGGCCTGCCCCAAGATCCACAGCCGGCGGTTCCGGGA CTACTGCAGCCAAATGCTCAGTAAAGAAGTTGACGCCTGTGTTACGGACCTGCTGAAAGAGCTGGTGCGTTTCCAAGATCGTATGTACCAGAAAGATCCAGTGAAGGCTAAGGCCAAACGCCGACTTGTGTTGGGGCTGAGGGAAGTCCTCAAACATCTGAAGCTCAGAAAGTTGAAATGCATCATCATCTCTCCAAACTGTGAGAAGATACAGTCGAAAG GTGGGCTAGACGACACCCTGCACACCATCATTGACTACGCCTGTGACCAGAACATCCCCTTTGTGTTTGCTCTCAACCGCAAAGCTCTGGGGCGCAGCCTGAACAAGGCTGTTCCCGTCAGCGTGGTGGGCATCTTCAGCTACGACGGGGCCCAG GACCAGTTCcacaagatggtggagctgacGATGGCGGCCCGGCAGGCCTATAGGACTATGCTGGAGAACGCGCGCCAGGAGCCGCTGGGTGAGCTCGGGCCCTGTGCCCCCGCCAGCCCGCCCAGTCAGGGCCCCAGCTGCCCTGCGGAGGACAGGCCCCTGGCCCCCGCTGGAACAGAGGAGCCACGCTACA TTCAAGTCTGGAGAAACCATGTGGAAGCGTACAGTCGGTgtgccctggagctggaggagtcgCTGGAGGCTTCAACCTCTCAGATGATGAACTTGAATTTGTAA
- the SECISBP2 gene encoding selenocysteine insertion sequence-binding protein 2 isoform X8 has product MASEGRREPAAESIKLSADVKPFVPKFAGLNVGWSESSEARVFPSCAATSYYPCVQELAVPEQKLYTDDMAFGASAFPSQYFSAEIPLHPYAYSPYTLQSPQNVCPVPGSPYDDSQPSCFGGFQRVKPRSEHTCPLPQDTKAVFKKKTYDEQKFDSKKTDGPVSSDLKSVKGSPRVSIHAENSLKSDGYYKRTDRKSRIIEKSGSASKPEFGFTRLDFPELQSPENSEIPKIQKQPKWGPLRSTSTDISLLREMGTPSAGLSENNFKSSRKKSQIPVQLDLGGMLTALEKKQHSPNAKQSSKPVVFSVGAVPVLSKDSMSGKKGHRLAQVKTPHNPLDSTSPMTKKGKQREVPKAKKPTPLKKIILKERQERKQQRLQENALSPAFPSDDVQDVQDEESGGDDQLLRPPDVLGEMKESVSCVPVAESKSEEQPGAEPQKETEACPKIHSRRFRDYCSQMLSKEVDACVTDLLKELVRFQDRMYQKDPVKAKAKRRLVLGLREVLKHLKLRKLKCIIISPNCEKIQSKGGLDDTLHTIIDYACDQNIPFVFALNRKALGRSLNKAVPVSVVGIFSYDGAQDQFHKMVELTMAARQAYRTMLENARQEPLGELGPCAPASPPSQGPSCPAEDRPLAPAGTEEPRYIQVWRNHVEAYSRCALELEESLEASTSQMMNLNL; this is encoded by the exons CAAATTTGCTGGGCTCAATGTGGGATGGTCAGAGTCTTCAGAAGCACGGGTTTTCCCCAGCTGTGCCGCCACCTCATACTATCCGTGTGTCCAAGAACTAGCAGTGCCTGa ACAGAAACTCTATACTGATGATATGgcttttggagcttcagcttttccATCTCAATATTTCTCTGCTGAGATCCCTCTTCATCCATATGCCTACTCTCCCTACACCCTGCAGTCACCACAAAATGTTTGCCCAGTGCCTGGCTCCCCATATGATGACAGCCAACCCAGTTGTTTTGGAGGTTTTCAAAGAGTGAAGCCACGAAGTGAGCACACGTGCCCTCTCCCACAAGACACAAAAGCTGTGTTTAAG AAGAAAACCTATGATGAACAAAAGTTTGACAGTAAGAAGACTGATGGACCTGTATCATCTGATTTAAAATCAGTCAAAGGTTCACCTCGTGTGTCCATTCATGCTGagaatagtttgaaatcag ATGGTTATTATAAACGAACAGACAGGAAATCCAGAATCATTGAAAAGAGTGGATCTGCCTCCAAACCTGAGTTTGGATTTACCAGGTTGGATTTTCCTGAACTGCAGAGTCCAGAGAACAGTGAGATACCAAAGATACAAAAGCAGCCCAAGTGGGGGCCTTTACGCTCCACCTCTACTGACATTTCTCTTCTCAGAGAAATGGGGACACCCTCTGCAGGGTTATCAGAG aataattttaaaagtagtagAAAGAAAAGCCAGATTCCAGTACAGTTGGATTTGGGAGGAATGCTAACCGCACTGGAAAAGAAGCAGCACTCCCCGAATGCAAAGCAGTCCTCCAAACCAGTGGTGTTCTCAG TTGGGGCAGTGCCCGTCCTCTCCAAAGACTCCATGTCAGGGAAGAAGGGCCACCGCCTTGCCCAGGTGAAGACCCCGCACAACCCGTTAGACTCCACCTCCCCCATGAcgaagaaaggaaagcagaggGAGGTCCCCAAGGCCAAGAAGCCAACCCCGTTGAAGAAG attattttgaaaGAACGGCAAGAGAGAAAGCAGCAGCGTCTCCAAGAAAATGCTCTGAGCCCAGCTTTTCCCAGTGACGACGTGCAGGATGTGCAAGATGAAGAGAGCGGCGGTGATGACCAGCTCCTCAGGCCGCCTGACGTGTTAG GGGAAATGAAAGAGTCTGTGTCCTGTGTTCCTGTGGCGGAGAGCAAGTCAGAGGAGCAGCCGGGAGCTGAGCCCCAGAAGGAGACGGAGGCCTGCCCCAAGATCCACAGCCGGCGGTTCCGGGA CTACTGCAGCCAAATGCTCAGTAAAGAAGTTGACGCCTGTGTTACGGACCTGCTGAAAGAGCTGGTGCGTTTCCAAGATCGTATGTACCAGAAAGATCCAGTGAAGGCTAAGGCCAAACGCCGACTTGTGTTGGGGCTGAGGGAAGTCCTCAAACATCTGAAGCTCAGAAAGTTGAAATGCATCATCATCTCTCCAAACTGTGAGAAGATACAGTCGAAAG GTGGGCTAGACGACACCCTGCACACCATCATTGACTACGCCTGTGACCAGAACATCCCCTTTGTGTTTGCTCTCAACCGCAAAGCTCTGGGGCGCAGCCTGAACAAGGCTGTTCCCGTCAGCGTGGTGGGCATCTTCAGCTACGACGGGGCCCAG GACCAGTTCcacaagatggtggagctgacGATGGCGGCCCGGCAGGCCTATAGGACTATGCTGGAGAACGCGCGCCAGGAGCCGCTGGGTGAGCTCGGGCCCTGTGCCCCCGCCAGCCCGCCCAGTCAGGGCCCCAGCTGCCCTGCGGAGGACAGGCCCCTGGCCCCCGCTGGAACAGAGGAGCCACGCTACA TTCAAGTCTGGAGAAACCATGTGGAAGCGTACAGTCGGTgtgccctggagctggaggagtcgCTGGAGGCTTCAACCTCTCAGATGATGAACTTGAATTTGTAA
- the SECISBP2 gene encoding selenocysteine insertion sequence-binding protein 2 isoform X2, with product MASEGRREPAAESIKLSADVKPFVPKFAGLNVGWSESSEARVFPSCAATSYYPCVQELAVPEQKLYTDDMAFGASAFPSQYFSAEIPLHPYAYSPYTLQSPQNVCPVPGSPYDDSQPSCFGGFQRVKPRSEHTCPLPQDTKAVFKKKTYDEQKFDSKKTDGPVSSDLKSVKGSPRVSIHAENSLKSDGYYKRTDRKSRIIEKSGSASKPEFGFTRLDFPELQSPENSEIPKIQKQPKWGPLRSTSTDISLLREMGTPSAGLSEGEIVVKNNNRTESVTDNAVTSPSSCTRELSWTPMGYVVRQTLSTELSPAPKNVTSMINLKMVASPADPKNDSMPSSEVLSLEPPYKEKHVVHLTEKSKASQGGNPEQNEASRKNKKKKEKSKSKYEVLTVQEPPRIENNFKSSRKKSQIPVQLDLGGMLTALEKKQHSPNAKQSSKPVVFSVGAVPVLSKDSMSGKKGHRLAQVKTPHNPLDSTSPMTKKGKQREVPKAKKPTPLKKIILKERQERKQQRLQENALSPAFPSDDVQDVQDEESGGDDQLLRPPDVLGEMKESVSCVPVAESKSEEQPGAEPQKETEACPKIHSRRFRDYCSQMLSKEVDACVTDLLKELVRFQDRMYQKDPVKAKAKRRLVLGLREVLKHLKLRKLKCIIISPNCEKIQSKGGLDDTLHTIIDYACDQNIPFVFALNRKALGRSLNKAVPVSVVGIFSYDGAQDQFHKMVELTMAARQAYRTMLENARQEPLGELGPCAPASPPSQGPSCPAEDRPLAPAGTEEPRYIQVWRNHVEAYSRCALELEESLEASTSQMMNLNL from the exons CAAATTTGCTGGGCTCAATGTGGGATGGTCAGAGTCTTCAGAAGCACGGGTTTTCCCCAGCTGTGCCGCCACCTCATACTATCCGTGTGTCCAAGAACTAGCAGTGCCTGa ACAGAAACTCTATACTGATGATATGgcttttggagcttcagcttttccATCTCAATATTTCTCTGCTGAGATCCCTCTTCATCCATATGCCTACTCTCCCTACACCCTGCAGTCACCACAAAATGTTTGCCCAGTGCCTGGCTCCCCATATGATGACAGCCAACCCAGTTGTTTTGGAGGTTTTCAAAGAGTGAAGCCACGAAGTGAGCACACGTGCCCTCTCCCACAAGACACAAAAGCTGTGTTTAAG AAGAAAACCTATGATGAACAAAAGTTTGACAGTAAGAAGACTGATGGACCTGTATCATCTGATTTAAAATCAGTCAAAGGTTCACCTCGTGTGTCCATTCATGCTGagaatagtttgaaatcag ATGGTTATTATAAACGAACAGACAGGAAATCCAGAATCATTGAAAAGAGTGGATCTGCCTCCAAACCTGAGTTTGGATTTACCAGGTTGGATTTTCCTGAACTGCAGAGTCCAGAGAACAGTGAGATACCAAAGATACAAAAGCAGCCCAAGTGGGGGCCTTTACGCTCCACCTCTACTGACATTTCTCTTCTCAGAGAAATGGGGACACCCTCTGCAGGGTTATCAGAG GGTGAAATAGTGGTGAAAAATAATAATCGGACTGAGTCTGTAACCGATAATGCTGTTACCAGTCCCTCTTCGTGTACAAGAG AATTATCTTGGACACCAATGGGTTATGTTGTTCGGCAGACATTATCTACAGAACTGTCACCTGCCCCTAAAAATGTTACTTCCATGATAAACCTAAAGATGGTTGCTTCACCAGCAGATCCTAAAAATGATAGTATGCCATCTTCTGAAGTTTTATCTTTGGAGCCTCCCTACAAAGAGAAACACGTTGTCCATCTTACTGAAAAG tccaAAGCATCACAAGGTGGCAATCCTGAGCAAAATGAAGCctcaagaaagaataagaaaaagaaagaaaaatctaaatcGAAATATGAGGTCCTGACAGTTCAAGAGCCACCAAGGATTGAA aataattttaaaagtagtagAAAGAAAAGCCAGATTCCAGTACAGTTGGATTTGGGAGGAATGCTAACCGCACTGGAAAAGAAGCAGCACTCCCCGAATGCAAAGCAGTCCTCCAAACCAGTGGTGTTCTCAG TTGGGGCAGTGCCCGTCCTCTCCAAAGACTCCATGTCAGGGAAGAAGGGCCACCGCCTTGCCCAGGTGAAGACCCCGCACAACCCGTTAGACTCCACCTCCCCCATGAcgaagaaaggaaagcagaggGAGGTCCCCAAGGCCAAGAAGCCAACCCCGTTGAAGAAG attattttgaaaGAACGGCAAGAGAGAAAGCAGCAGCGTCTCCAAGAAAATGCTCTGAGCCCAGCTTTTCCCAGTGACGACGTGCAGGATGTGCAAGATGAAGAGAGCGGCGGTGATGACCAGCTCCTCAGGCCGCCTGACGTGTTAG GGGAAATGAAAGAGTCTGTGTCCTGTGTTCCTGTGGCGGAGAGCAAGTCAGAGGAGCAGCCGGGAGCTGAGCCCCAGAAGGAGACGGAGGCCTGCCCCAAGATCCACAGCCGGCGGTTCCGGGA CTACTGCAGCCAAATGCTCAGTAAAGAAGTTGACGCCTGTGTTACGGACCTGCTGAAAGAGCTGGTGCGTTTCCAAGATCGTATGTACCAGAAAGATCCAGTGAAGGCTAAGGCCAAACGCCGACTTGTGTTGGGGCTGAGGGAAGTCCTCAAACATCTGAAGCTCAGAAAGTTGAAATGCATCATCATCTCTCCAAACTGTGAGAAGATACAGTCGAAAG GTGGGCTAGACGACACCCTGCACACCATCATTGACTACGCCTGTGACCAGAACATCCCCTTTGTGTTTGCTCTCAACCGCAAAGCTCTGGGGCGCAGCCTGAACAAGGCTGTTCCCGTCAGCGTGGTGGGCATCTTCAGCTACGACGGGGCCCAG GACCAGTTCcacaagatggtggagctgacGATGGCGGCCCGGCAGGCCTATAGGACTATGCTGGAGAACGCGCGCCAGGAGCCGCTGGGTGAGCTCGGGCCCTGTGCCCCCGCCAGCCCGCCCAGTCAGGGCCCCAGCTGCCCTGCGGAGGACAGGCCCCTGGCCCCCGCTGGAACAGAGGAGCCACGCTACA TTCAAGTCTGGAGAAACCATGTGGAAGCGTACAGTCGGTgtgccctggagctggaggagtcgCTGGAGGCTTCAACCTCTCAGATGATGAACTTGAATTTGTAA
- the SECISBP2 gene encoding selenocysteine insertion sequence-binding protein 2 isoform X9, with amino-acid sequence MLLPVPLRVQETLSTELSPAPKNVTSMINLKMVASPADPKNDSMPSSEVLSLEPPYKEKHVVHLTEKSKASQGGNPEQNEASRKNKKKKEKSKSKYEVLTVQEPPRIEDAEEFPNLAVASERRDRVESPKFQSKQQPQNNFKSSRKKSQIPVQLDLGGMLTALEKKQHSPNAKQSSKPVVFSVGAVPVLSKDSMSGKKGHRLAQVKTPHNPLDSTSPMTKKGKQREVPKAKKPTPLKKIILKERQERKQQRLQENALSPAFPSDDVQDVQDEESGGDDQLLRPPDVLGEMKESVSCVPVAESKSEEQPGAEPQKETEACPKIHSRRFRDYCSQMLSKEVDACVTDLLKELVRFQDRMYQKDPVKAKAKRRLVLGLREVLKHLKLRKLKCIIISPNCEKIQSKGGLDDTLHTIIDYACDQNIPFVFALNRKALGRSLNKAVPVSVVGIFSYDGAQDQFHKMVELTMAARQAYRTMLENARQEPLGELGPCAPASPPSQGPSCPAEDRPLAPAGTEEPRYIQVWRNHVEAYSRCALELEESLEASTSQMMNLNL; translated from the exons ATGCTGTTACCAGTCCCTCTTCGTGTACAAGAG ACATTATCTACAGAACTGTCACCTGCCCCTAAAAATGTTACTTCCATGATAAACCTAAAGATGGTTGCTTCACCAGCAGATCCTAAAAATGATAGTATGCCATCTTCTGAAGTTTTATCTTTGGAGCCTCCCTACAAAGAGAAACACGTTGTCCATCTTACTGAAAAG tccaAAGCATCACAAGGTGGCAATCCTGAGCAAAATGAAGCctcaagaaagaataagaaaaagaaagaaaaatctaaatcGAAATATGAGGTCCTGACAGTTCAAGAGCCACCAAGGATTGAA GATGCCGAGGAATTTCCCAATCTGGCAGTTGCATCTGAAAGAAGAGACAGAGTAGAGTCACCGAAATTTCAGTCTAAACAGCAGCCACAG aataattttaaaagtagtagAAAGAAAAGCCAGATTCCAGTACAGTTGGATTTGGGAGGAATGCTAACCGCACTGGAAAAGAAGCAGCACTCCCCGAATGCAAAGCAGTCCTCCAAACCAGTGGTGTTCTCAG TTGGGGCAGTGCCCGTCCTCTCCAAAGACTCCATGTCAGGGAAGAAGGGCCACCGCCTTGCCCAGGTGAAGACCCCGCACAACCCGTTAGACTCCACCTCCCCCATGAcgaagaaaggaaagcagaggGAGGTCCCCAAGGCCAAGAAGCCAACCCCGTTGAAGAAG attattttgaaaGAACGGCAAGAGAGAAAGCAGCAGCGTCTCCAAGAAAATGCTCTGAGCCCAGCTTTTCCCAGTGACGACGTGCAGGATGTGCAAGATGAAGAGAGCGGCGGTGATGACCAGCTCCTCAGGCCGCCTGACGTGTTAG GGGAAATGAAAGAGTCTGTGTCCTGTGTTCCTGTGGCGGAGAGCAAGTCAGAGGAGCAGCCGGGAGCTGAGCCCCAGAAGGAGACGGAGGCCTGCCCCAAGATCCACAGCCGGCGGTTCCGGGA CTACTGCAGCCAAATGCTCAGTAAAGAAGTTGACGCCTGTGTTACGGACCTGCTGAAAGAGCTGGTGCGTTTCCAAGATCGTATGTACCAGAAAGATCCAGTGAAGGCTAAGGCCAAACGCCGACTTGTGTTGGGGCTGAGGGAAGTCCTCAAACATCTGAAGCTCAGAAAGTTGAAATGCATCATCATCTCTCCAAACTGTGAGAAGATACAGTCGAAAG GTGGGCTAGACGACACCCTGCACACCATCATTGACTACGCCTGTGACCAGAACATCCCCTTTGTGTTTGCTCTCAACCGCAAAGCTCTGGGGCGCAGCCTGAACAAGGCTGTTCCCGTCAGCGTGGTGGGCATCTTCAGCTACGACGGGGCCCAG GACCAGTTCcacaagatggtggagctgacGATGGCGGCCCGGCAGGCCTATAGGACTATGCTGGAGAACGCGCGCCAGGAGCCGCTGGGTGAGCTCGGGCCCTGTGCCCCCGCCAGCCCGCCCAGTCAGGGCCCCAGCTGCCCTGCGGAGGACAGGCCCCTGGCCCCCGCTGGAACAGAGGAGCCACGCTACA TTCAAGTCTGGAGAAACCATGTGGAAGCGTACAGTCGGTgtgccctggagctggaggagtcgCTGGAGGCTTCAACCTCTCAGATGATGAACTTGAATTTGTAA